The following coding sequences lie in one Treponema sp. OMZ 790 genomic window:
- a CDS encoding leucine-rich repeat protein, with protein sequence MKNTKQRTAFLRNRAAVLTLAASLVIMGLFTACPNAAGGGGTSSGGNTGGGSSTSQSTYTVNFSVEDGNGTLTAKVDGTAINSGAQVEKGKTVTFTATPAAGYRITGWSRNGSYLPIAGNTYSEPITSDVTVEVGFELDVPNYTVNFGTEGGNGTLTALDPNSQPITTGTEIAKGKKVRFTAEPATGYMTGSWTISGGSFEAGTGTPENPLANVTVNAPLTVKVSFKPADTIPLAKLRIEGTVLKGFKEGENPAGILRVPAGITEIADNAFHSCTGITEVHLPESLTKIGKYAFKDCEGITKLTMGKNLTRIAYGAFDSCRNLEGMLEFPPNLAEIDGGAFSQCNKVSGLDFSKCTQPLTIGEYAFEDCGITGTVKLPARLSSVGDGAFWACNKVALFDFYECSNPPLTAIGTNAFNYTAGRFKVKTGTGIKALLTASGVAAGRIDEES encoded by the coding sequence ATGAAAAACACAAAACAAAGAACTGCATTTTTAAGAAATCGGGCGGCAGTCCTCACACTTGCCGCATCGTTAGTGATTATGGGGCTCTTTACCGCCTGCCCCAACGCCGCAGGAGGCGGCGGAACAAGTTCCGGCGGTAACACGGGCGGGGGTAGCAGCACCTCGCAATCCACATACACCGTAAACTTTAGCGTAGAAGACGGGAACGGAACACTTACGGCAAAGGTAGACGGCACGGCAATAAACAGCGGCGCCCAAGTGGAAAAAGGCAAAACCGTAACCTTTACCGCAACACCCGCAGCGGGCTACAGAATAACAGGCTGGAGCCGTAACGGCAGCTACCTGCCCATTGCAGGAAACACTTATTCGGAGCCAATTACCTCCGATGTAACGGTAGAGGTAGGCTTTGAATTGGATGTTCCCAACTACACCGTAAATTTCGGCACAGAAGGCGGGAACGGAACCCTTACGGCATTAGACCCTAACTCACAGCCGATTACAACGGGTACCGAAATAGCAAAAGGAAAAAAAGTCCGCTTTACCGCAGAGCCCGCAACAGGCTACATGACCGGCAGCTGGACAATCTCGGGCGGCAGCTTTGAAGCGGGTACCGGCACCCCTGAAAATCCCCTTGCAAACGTAACGGTAAACGCCCCTCTTACGGTAAAGGTGAGCTTTAAGCCGGCAGACACCATACCGCTTGCAAAATTAAGAATCGAAGGCACCGTGCTTAAAGGCTTTAAGGAAGGAGAAAACCCCGCAGGTATATTGCGCGTACCCGCGGGCATTACCGAAATTGCCGACAACGCTTTTCATTCCTGTACCGGCATAACGGAAGTACACCTTCCCGAAAGCCTTACCAAAATCGGCAAGTATGCTTTTAAGGATTGCGAAGGTATAACAAAGCTGACTATGGGCAAAAACCTTACCCGCATCGCCTACGGTGCTTTTGACAGCTGTAGAAACCTTGAAGGAATGCTCGAATTCCCCCCGAACCTTGCCGAAATAGACGGTGGTGCTTTTAGCCAATGCAATAAAGTAAGCGGCCTCGATTTTTCCAAGTGCACACAGCCCCTTACAATCGGCGAGTATGCCTTTGAAGACTGCGGAATAACAGGAACCGTCAAACTTCCCGCACGCCTTAGCTCTGTGGGAGATGGTGCGTTTTGGGCCTGCAATAAGGTTGCACTCTTTGACTTTTATGAGTGCAGCAACCCGCCCCTTACGGCAATCGGCACCAACGCCTTTAACTATACAGCCGGCAGGTTTAAAGTTAAAACCGGCACAGGCATAAAAGCCCTGCTCACCGCCTCAGGCGTAGCCGCAGGCAGAATAGACGAGGAAAGTTAA
- a CDS encoding DUF4469 domain-containing protein — MAKKKKSVWEVYLRPNTLTKENDRDCIADVHAHAATQRNEDIAELITKERTEFRKETIINILNMRDKAVKDLIQEGISFMDGLVQISPRVSGVWATENAPYDEKVHKRTVDLVPTADLRTVLDAIGVKVMGAKEESARITAITDTATGLNDGTLTIGDDIIIEGNKLKIDETDASQGVFFRLADGTEHKVTRRLSVNNPSQIIARVPAAVPAGKVTVIIRTKYSGTSVPLKTVKEMQFKLPCTAKA, encoded by the coding sequence ATGGCTAAAAAGAAAAAATCAGTTTGGGAAGTCTATCTTCGTCCCAACACCTTAACAAAAGAAAACGACCGCGACTGTATTGCGGACGTTCATGCTCACGCCGCAACTCAGCGTAACGAGGACATTGCAGAGCTCATCACAAAGGAGCGCACCGAGTTCCGCAAGGAAACCATCATCAACATCCTCAACATGCGCGACAAGGCGGTTAAAGACCTTATCCAAGAGGGCATAAGTTTTATGGACGGCTTGGTGCAAATAAGCCCGCGCGTGTCGGGGGTATGGGCAACCGAAAACGCCCCCTACGACGAAAAGGTTCATAAGCGCACGGTAGACCTTGTGCCGACGGCGGACTTACGCACGGTGCTTGACGCAATCGGCGTAAAGGTAATGGGTGCAAAAGAAGAAAGCGCCCGCATTACCGCAATCACCGACACGGCCACCGGCTTAAACGACGGTACGCTCACCATAGGAGATGACATCATCATCGAAGGCAACAAGCTTAAAATCGACGAAACCGACGCATCTCAAGGCGTCTTTTTCCGCCTTGCGGACGGCACCGAGCACAAAGTAACCCGCCGCCTCTCGGTAAACAACCCGAGCCAAATAATCGCCCGCGTACCCGCTGCGGTACCGGCGGGAAAGGTTACGGTAATAATACGGACAAAGTACTCGGGTACCTCCGTTCCATTAAAAACCGTAAAAGAAATGCAATTTAAGCTTCCCTGCACTGCAAAAGCGTAG
- a CDS encoding Rpn family recombination-promoting nuclease/putative transposase, protein MSKHKRSYKDSVFVDLFAEDERAKENFLSLYNALHGTNLPLSCPVENIRLTQVLYMTFYNDVSYLVDNKIIVLAEHQSTINPNMPLRCLEYVSRLYETIFESKEKYSRNLLKIPTPEFYVFYNGEEAYPSDKTLNLSDAFIEKTEEPSLELTVKVININKENRHPVLENCKTMYEYTLFVETVRRWKKQDSQNGFQKAVEECIANNILKDYLKRKTKEVINMLLAEYDYDTDIAVQRQESLMIGIEQGAYQTKIETAKILKQLGDSTAKIVQATGLSKEEIEAL, encoded by the coding sequence ATGTCTAAACACAAACGCAGCTACAAAGACTCTGTTTTTGTCGATTTGTTCGCAGAAGACGAACGGGCAAAAGAAAACTTTTTATCGCTCTATAACGCCTTGCACGGTACGAATCTACCGCTGTCCTGTCCCGTAGAAAATATAAGGCTTACCCAAGTTCTCTATATGACTTTTTATAATGATGTGTCGTATCTCGTAGACAATAAAATTATAGTGCTTGCCGAACATCAGTCAACAATTAATCCTAACATGCCTTTGCGCTGCCTTGAATATGTAAGCCGCCTGTACGAAACTATCTTTGAATCAAAAGAAAAATACAGCCGTAACCTCCTAAAAATTCCGACACCGGAGTTTTATGTCTTTTATAATGGAGAGGAAGCCTATCCTTCCGATAAAACTCTAAACCTCTCGGATGCCTTTATAGAAAAGACAGAAGAACCGAGCCTTGAATTAACTGTAAAGGTAATAAATATAAATAAGGAAAACCGCCATCCGGTACTGGAAAACTGCAAAACGATGTATGAGTATACGTTATTCGTAGAAACGGTACGAAGATGGAAAAAACAGGATTCTCAAAACGGTTTTCAAAAAGCCGTTGAAGAATGTATAGCAAATAATATTTTGAAAGATTATCTAAAACGCAAAACTAAGGAGGTAATCAATATGTTACTGGCCGAATACGATTATGACACCGATATCGCGGTACAAAGACAAGAAAGCCTAATGATTGGCATTGAACAAGGTGCTTACCAAACCAAAATTGAAACGGCAAAGATATTAAAACAGCTCGGCGATTCTACTGCAAAAATAGTGCAAGCCACGGGCTTAAGCAAAGAAGAAATTGAGGCTTTATAA
- a CDS encoding sensor histidine kinase KdpD yields the protein MNGLKIRFAVYFCILTALSFFAYKNFQAKYTASLSAVLQYLPDEKKIEALQKIKTESIRTEDIKTELLEKLMYREDYSFFYLMLCAVFVLILSAFLLEYFFYRRQNKKETDNIASYLDSLEKGEGKLIPKNGGLLYDRLYKLYTELIFERENAQAEKLRFQKNLEDIAHQIKTPITAMLLSLENSSPSADNSPLHRLNELTERLLHSASLESGTVPMKKEPVSVYEACFEAYEACEHLFEQKGIAVHIESSGILISADYYWITEAFMNIFKNAASYLSKGNTVNVFFNETPLYTEVIFKDDGSGIQKEALRSVFNRFYKTPDSKGFGLGLNIAKSIAEKNNGTLCAYNENGAVFKFTFYK from the coding sequence ATGAACGGCTTAAAAATACGCTTTGCCGTTTATTTTTGCATTTTGACGGCTCTCAGTTTTTTTGCTTACAAAAACTTTCAGGCAAAATATACGGCTTCTCTTTCCGCCGTATTACAATATCTTCCCGACGAGAAAAAGATTGAAGCCCTGCAAAAAATAAAGACGGAGAGCATACGGACGGAAGACATAAAAACGGAACTCCTTGAAAAACTCATGTATAGGGAGGACTACTCCTTTTTTTATCTTATGCTCTGTGCCGTCTTTGTTTTGATTTTGAGTGCCTTTCTTTTGGAATATTTTTTTTACAGGCGGCAGAATAAAAAAGAAACGGACAACATCGCCTCTTACCTTGATTCCCTTGAAAAAGGAGAGGGAAAACTGATTCCTAAAAACGGGGGGCTTCTTTACGATAGGCTTTACAAGCTGTATACCGAACTCATTTTTGAACGGGAAAATGCTCAAGCCGAAAAGCTTAGATTTCAAAAAAATCTTGAAGATATAGCCCATCAAATAAAAACACCCATTACGGCAATGCTCCTTTCTTTGGAAAACTCAAGCCCGTCCGCAGATAATTCTCCGCTGCACCGCTTAAATGAGCTTACCGAAAGGCTGCTTCATTCGGCAAGCCTTGAATCCGGAACCGTGCCGATGAAAAAAGAACCTGTTTCCGTTTATGAAGCTTGTTTTGAAGCTTATGAGGCTTGCGAACATCTTTTTGAACAAAAAGGCATTGCCGTTCATATCGAATCTTCCGGTATCCTTATAAGTGCCGACTATTATTGGATAACCGAAGCCTTTATGAACATTTTTAAAAATGCAGCTTCCTATCTTTCAAAAGGAAATACTGTAAACGTCTTTTTTAACGAAACGCCCCTTTACACGGAAGTTATCTTTAAAGATGACGGGAGCGGTATTCAAAAAGAAGCCTTGCGTTCCGTCTTTAACCGCTTTTATAAAACTCCCGATTCCAAGGGTTTCGGCTTAGGTTTAAACATCGCAAAATCCATTGCCGAAAAAAACAACGGTACCCTTTGCGCTTACAACGAAAACGGTGCCGTATTTAAATTTACGTTTTATAAATAA
- a CDS encoding response regulator transcription factor, with protein MTLLIIEDDDAIRKEIKTFFKADFDIAEAASIKEALPYLDSDIVLLDLNLGRESSLPLIPKIKSACIVISVQDDEQTIVRALEEGACDYVTKPFSLNVLKARINAILRRNNNQDIYLNIKNGEPIILIDKKEIILTKKEYQIMSLFLNNSSTVLTRSLILEHIWDKDEAFVEDNTLTVTMGRLKNKIGSSKIETVRGIGYRWKG; from the coding sequence ATGACTCTCCTTATAATTGAAGACGATGATGCGATACGAAAAGAGATAAAAACTTTTTTTAAGGCGGATTTCGATATTGCGGAAGCCGCCTCGATAAAAGAGGCTTTGCCCTATCTTGATTCCGATATTGTACTCCTCGATTTAAACCTTGGCAGAGAATCTTCTTTACCGCTTATCCCGAAAATAAAATCGGCTTGCATAGTTATTTCGGTTCAAGATGATGAGCAAACGATTGTCAGGGCCTTGGAAGAGGGCGCTTGCGACTATGTAACAAAGCCTTTCAGCCTCAATGTGCTTAAAGCGCGGATAAACGCAATTTTACGCCGGAACAATAATCAGGATATTTATTTGAATATAAAAAACGGAGAGCCTATAATACTCATCGATAAAAAGGAAATTATATTAACAAAAAAAGAATATCAAATAATGAGCCTTTTTTTAAATAACTCGAGTACGGTTTTAACGCGCAGCCTTATCTTGGAACATATTTGGGATAAGGACGAGGCATTTGTCGAAGATAACACGCTGACCGTTACGATGGGCCGCCTTAAAAACAAGATAGGCAGCTCAAAGATAGAAACCGTAAGAGGAATAGGCTACAGATGGAAGGGTTAA